From a region of the Manduca sexta isolate Smith_Timp_Sample1 chromosome 19, JHU_Msex_v1.0, whole genome shotgun sequence genome:
- the LOC115440633 gene encoding uncharacterized protein LOC115440633 isoform X2 encodes MSSLGLWSVFAILLQTLFSITISWLILDCKLSPIPNELHEVTLMKLLYLYDPEACGRLHFYNYTFNIDSKMYTNVIWPVRNEVASSFRSKIRIWLAFHLIWIILGVVNMTQGSRPCGFYATLLPFTLTGLALLIMDVVYAVLFLIDARYANSEAAILRFINTPKHYIHSITRIAPLPIHSDDEDTSWIPVVIAYISVRGIVPWLVNFWIVKDNYYEGLAFYRRLQTQNPKDKLTSRSSHFSRLSV; translated from the exons ATGAGCTCATTAGGTCTTTGGAGTGTTTTTGCAATCCTTCTTCAAA CCCTCTTCAGCATTACCATTAGCTGGTTGATTTTGGACTGCAAGCTGTCTCCGATTCCCAACGAACTGCATGAAGTGACGCTTATGAAGTTGCTATATCTCTACGACCCTGAGGCGTGCGGGAGACTCCACTTTTACAACTACACCTTCAACATTGACAGTAAAATGTACACCAACGTCATCTGGCCTGTCAGAAATGAGGTGGCGTCTAGTTTTAGAAG CAAAATCCGCATATGGCTCGCATTCCATCTTATCTGGATTATACTAGGAGTGGTGAATATGACCCAAGGATCGCGCCCTTGTGGTTTCTACGCAACACTCCTTCCGTTCACATTGACAGGCCTGGCCCTATTGATTATGGATGTGGTTTATGCTGTTTTGTTCCTGATAGATGCTAGATATGCTAACAGTGAAG CTGCCATTCTCAGATTCATCAACACCCCCAAGCATTACATCCACTCCATCACAAGGATCGCCCCTCTCCCCATCCATAGTGATGATGAAGACACCTCCTGGATCCCGGTGGTGATAGCATACATCAGCGTGAGGGGCATAGTGCCGTGGCTTGTCAACTTTTGGATTGTCAAGGACAATTACTATGAAGGACTTGCATTCTATC GTCGTCTCCAAACTCAAAATCCAAAAGACAAGCTGACATCAAGAAGTTCGCACTTCTCACGGTTGTCGGTTTAA
- the LOC115440633 gene encoding uncharacterized protein LOC115440633 isoform X1 — MSSLGLWSVFAILLQNDRSVVQYLLLIYRQLQSSSEDQAKALFSITISWLILDCKLSPIPNELHEVTLMKLLYLYDPEACGRLHFYNYTFNIDSKMYTNVIWPVRNEVASSFRSKIRIWLAFHLIWIILGVVNMTQGSRPCGFYATLLPFTLTGLALLIMDVVYAVLFLIDARYANSEAAILRFINTPKHYIHSITRIAPLPIHSDDEDTSWIPVVIAYISVRGIVPWLVNFWIVKDNYYEGLAFYRRLQTQNPKDKLTSRSSHFSRLSV; from the exons ATGAGCTCATTAGGTCTTTGGAGTGTTTTTGCAATCCTTCTTCAAA ACGACCGCAGTGTAGTGCAATATCTACTGCTAATTTATCGTCAGTTACAATCTAGCTCTGAGGATCAGGCGAAAG CCCTCTTCAGCATTACCATTAGCTGGTTGATTTTGGACTGCAAGCTGTCTCCGATTCCCAACGAACTGCATGAAGTGACGCTTATGAAGTTGCTATATCTCTACGACCCTGAGGCGTGCGGGAGACTCCACTTTTACAACTACACCTTCAACATTGACAGTAAAATGTACACCAACGTCATCTGGCCTGTCAGAAATGAGGTGGCGTCTAGTTTTAGAAG CAAAATCCGCATATGGCTCGCATTCCATCTTATCTGGATTATACTAGGAGTGGTGAATATGACCCAAGGATCGCGCCCTTGTGGTTTCTACGCAACACTCCTTCCGTTCACATTGACAGGCCTGGCCCTATTGATTATGGATGTGGTTTATGCTGTTTTGTTCCTGATAGATGCTAGATATGCTAACAGTGAAG CTGCCATTCTCAGATTCATCAACACCCCCAAGCATTACATCCACTCCATCACAAGGATCGCCCCTCTCCCCATCCATAGTGATGATGAAGACACCTCCTGGATCCCGGTGGTGATAGCATACATCAGCGTGAGGGGCATAGTGCCGTGGCTTGTCAACTTTTGGATTGTCAAGGACAATTACTATGAAGGACTTGCATTCTATC GTCGTCTCCAAACTCAAAATCCAAAAGACAAGCTGACATCAAGAAGTTCGCACTTCTCACGGTTGTCGGTTTAA
- the LOC115441439 gene encoding uncharacterized protein LOC115441439: MIRKSIISKTTISWVTKDKKKCGWIAKAVYVQCILVYIGSASILNCMWSPDYATMDFDKLARIMYLFDSQACGYKVQVAKTVGNLKFSNNTRGLKIYPIQWKPALVTVSTRLSAKTRIYIEMSLSLHIIWMMITFVFHFFTNNSTKIRFTKISLAVFFYASVFVIIFDLSMAIVYVSHIKQSLTKGMVLRYSGWSVQLRLAAYDDFAGWLPIGASICWMRGIFLLGLNIYICKIIYFIRKKIKKKEVGKRTKFDSNPPIPEPKSYPPDDKNILYFRSGESTPYIKKDIRKDFVHRVFY; the protein is encoded by the exons ATGATTAGAAAAAGTATAATAAGTAAAACTACTATTTCTTGGGTCACTAAAGACAAGAAGAAATGCGGATGGATCGCAAAAGCTGTTTATGTACAAT GTATACTAGTATACATAGGATCAGCTTCAATCCTGAACTGCATGTGGTCTCCGGACTACGCGACCATGGACTTCGACAAGTTGGCCCGCATCATGTATCTTTTCGACTCGCAAGCCTGTGGGTACAAGGTTCAGGTCGCGAAGACTGTCGGCAATCTCAAGTTCAGCAATAATACCAGGGGATTGAAAATCTACCCTATTCAGTGGAAACCGGCTTTAGTCACCGTGTCTACTAGGCTATCAGCGAAGACGAGGAT CTATATAGAAATGAGCCTGTCTCTCCATATTATATGGATGATGATTACCTTCGTTTTTCATTTTTTCACTAACAACTCGACAAAAATCCGCTTTACAAAAATAAGCCTTGCGGTGTTCTTTTACGCCTCTGTCTTCGTGATCATCTTTGACTTATCCATGGCTATCGTCTACGTCTCCCATATCAAGCAGAGTCTCACGAAAGGCATGGTCTTGAGGTACAGCGGCTGGAGTGTGCAACTCCGACTCGCCGCTTACGACGACTTCGCTGGATGGCTCCCAATCGGCGCAAGCATTTGCTGGATGAGAGGAATTTTCCTCTTGGGTCTGAACATTTACATCTGTAAAATCATCTATTTTATCCGGAAGAAGATTAAGAAGAAGGAAGTCGGGAAGAGAACCAAGTTTGATAGCAACCCACCGATACCAGAACCTAAGAGTTATCCTCCCGATGATAAGAACATTCTTTATTTTCGTTCTGGGGAAAGCACACCGTATATTAAAAAGGATATTAGAAAGGATTTTGTCCATAgagtattttattaa
- the LOC115440657 gene encoding proline-rich receptor-like protein kinase PERK13, with protein sequence MKFVVICVVIAVASAELPRFRPARFRSQRQELAPTTTESPTEATTTTDAAPYPPSGWKPAGAPFTLPNEIPDQTYGPPQEAQSGPYPPSGWKPDGPAFDLPQKQSPPATSYGVPDNTYGVPTTDAPTTENPQAEKLEGPIEIAKSVGTYFVLLPNGQLQKVEFSTENDIQNMRYTARLQYRERAPLLLFRP encoded by the coding sequence ATGAAATTCGTGGTTATTTGTGTCGTGATCGCAGTGGCTTCAGCTGAGCTGCCTCGCTTCAGACCGGCGAGGTTCAGGTCCCAGCGCCAGGAGTTAGCGCCGACCACCACAGAGTCTCCCACGGAGGCAACAACCACCACGGATGCAGCACCTTACCCGCCTTCGGGATGGAAGCCAGCAGGCGCACCTTTCACTCTACCCAATGAAATCCCAGATCAGACTTACGGACCACCGCAAGAGGCTCAAAGTGGGCCATACCCGCCTTCTGGTTGGAAGCCCGACGGTCCGGCATTCGATTTACCCCAAAAGCAGTCCCCACCTGCGACCAGCTATGGCGTCCCTGACAATACTTACGGAGTTCCGACTACAGACGCTCCTACAACCGAAAACCCTCAAGCTGAGAAGTTGGAAGGCCCAATAGAGATCGCAAAGAGCGTGGGGACTTACTTCGTGCTGCTGCCGAACGGACAGCTGCAAAAGGTGGAGTTCTCGACGGAGAATGACATCCAGAACATGAGGTATACCGCTAGACTGCAGTACAGGGAGAGGGCACCGCTGCTTTTGTTCAGACCctga